The Candidatus Methylomirabilota bacterium genome includes the window GAGGCTATCGCGAAGATCTTCCGCGGGCGGAAGTAAAAGCGCCGGTAGAACTGCTCGACGGAGGCGAAGATCTCCGTGCGCGGCAGGTGCGGGTAGCCGATGACGGCCGTCTGCACGCCCCGGCCATCGACGAGGTCGGCCGCCGCCAGCCAGCCCCGCTCGAGAGCGTCGCGGTAGAGCGCCGTCCCGGGGTACGGAGCGGCCAGCGACACCTGGAGCGTGTCGGGATCGATCTCCTGGGCGAACCGGATGGTCGTCTCGATCGTCTCCCGCGTCTCCCCCGGGAGCCCCATGATGAAGGTGCCGTGGACCTTGATGCCGAGCGCCTTGGCCTGCTCCGTGAACTGCCGGGCCCGCTCGACGCGGATCCCCTTCTTGATGTTGTTGAGGATGGCCTGGCTGCCCGACTCGTAGCCCACCAGCAGCAGCCGGAGCCCGTTGTCCTTCAGGACCTGGAGCGTCGCGGAGGGCACGTTGGCCTTGGCGTTGCACGACCAGGTGACGCCGAGCCTGCCGAGTCCGCGGGCGATCGCCTCGGCGCGGGGCAGGTCGTCGGTGAACGTGTCGTCGTCGAAGAAGTATTCGTTGACCTGCGGGAAGAGGCGCCGGGCGCGCGCGATCTCGGCCACGACGTGCTCGACGCTACGGGTGCGGTAGCGCTGGCCGCCGACGGTCTGGGGCCACAGGCAGAACGTGCACTTCGACCGGCAGCCCCGCCCCGTGTACAGCGACACGTAGGGGTGGAGCAGATAACCGATGAGGTACTGCTCGACCACCAGATCGCGATGGTAGACGTCGACCACGAACGGCAGCGCGTCCATGTTCTCGAGCGGCGGTCGCTCGCGCGTCCGCTCGAGCCCGCCGTTGACGCGATAGGACAGCCCGGGGATCGAGTGGAGCGGCCGGCCCTGCGCCACCTCCTGGATCGTGAAGTCGAACTCGCTGCCGCAGACGAAGTCGAGCGCGCGCGACGCGGCCAGCGCCGCCTCGCGCTGGACGGCGACGTGGGCGCCGATCAGGCCGATCCGCAGCCCCGGGTTGGCGAGCTTGAGCGCCTCGGCGACCCTGACGTCGTAGGCGAAGGACGGCGTGCTCGTATGGAGCACGGCCAGCTCGTAGTCGCGGGCCAGCGGCACGACGTCCTCGAGCGCGAGCCCGGCGGGCGGCGCGTCCACGAGGCGACTGCCGGGCACCAGGGCGGCCGGCTGGGCGAGCCAGGTCGGATACCAGAACGAACGGACTTCCCGGCGGGCCTGATACCGGGAGCCGGCGCCGCCGTCGAAGCCCTGGAAGGACGGCGGGTGCAGGAAGAGGGTGCGGAGGTAGTCGGCCATGAGTCTCCTATTTATTTATACCGGCTTCCGGGCGCCCCCATCAGCGATTCACGTAGAGCCGGCGCCCCCCGGAGGCGGCGACGAGCCGGGCGCCGGGCAGGCCGGCGGTCATGCTCCCCTCGGGCGTGCGCGTCGTCACCACCCAGACGCGACGCTCGCTCTCCCAGGCCCGCCGCAGCCGCGCCGGCTCCCAGACGATCTCCCCGCCGCCATCCAGGGTCGCCCCGAAGGCGAGCACGCTTCGCCCGCCGTCGACGATCACCGGCCGCCGCCCGGCGTACCACTCGAGCGCGCCGGAATTCTCCAGGGGCCCCTCGTGCGCCAC containing:
- the hpnJ gene encoding hopanoid biosynthesis associated radical SAM protein HpnJ; this translates as MADYLRTLFLHPPSFQGFDGGAGSRYQARREVRSFWYPTWLAQPAALVPGSRLVDAPPAGLALEDVVPLARDYELAVLHTSTPSFAYDVRVAEALKLANPGLRIGLIGAHVAVQREAALAASRALDFVCGSEFDFTIQEVAQGRPLHSIPGLSYRVNGGLERTRERPPLENMDALPFVVDVYHRDLVVEQYLIGYLLHPYVSLYTGRGCRSKCTFCLWPQTVGGQRYRTRSVEHVVAEIARARRLFPQVNEYFFDDDTFTDDLPRAEAIARGLGRLGVTWSCNAKANVPSATLQVLKDNGLRLLLVGYESGSQAILNNIKKGIRVERARQFTEQAKALGIKVHGTFIMGLPGETRETIETTIRFAQEIDPDTLQVSLAAPYPGTALYRDALERGWLAAADLVDGRGVQTAVIGYPHLPRTEIFASVEQFYRRFYFRPRKIFAIASEMVRDPVVGRRRLKEGVEFLRFLSRRREAPAAT